One Solanum pennellii chromosome 9, SPENNV200 DNA segment encodes these proteins:
- the LOC107029131 gene encoding probable calcium-binding protein CML22 isoform X2, giving the protein MEGSAQPCLVLKLLSNKIGSLLCFWNSPKKYRRLDTKLETKMVELKRSSSGESKFRSINGIILKFPHFKEGLKEIKDVFEQFDSNGTIDRDELKKCVKKLHFHAKDEEVNDLFDSCDVDEKEGIQFNEFIVLLCLLYLLIDSSSSSGNTPKIGSPELEATFNTIVEAFLFLDKNGDGKLHKKDVLKALNDECPCEKSPSHVTRTRFREMDWNRSGKVSFRQFLFAFLDWVGIDTDDEKGRLRATTTPQPN; this is encoded by the exons gCTCAGCTCAGCCATGTCTCGTACTCAAGTTATTATCAAACAAGATTGGAAGCTTACTGTGTTTTTGGAATTCACCGAAAAAGTACAGGAGATTGGATACAAAGCTTGAAACGAAAATGGTGGAGCTTAAGAGAAGTTCATCAGGGGAAAGCAAATTCAGGTCAATCAATGGCATAATATTGAAATTTCCTCATTTTAAAGAGGGGTTGAAGGAGATAAAAGACGTGTTTGAACAGTTCG ATTCGAATGGGACTATTGACCGTGATGAACTAAAGAAATGTGTAAAGAAGCTGCATTTTCATGCTAAAGATGAGGAAGTTAATGATCTTTTCGACTCTTGTGATGTGGATGAAAAGGAAGGGATTCAATTCAATGAGTTCATTGTTCTTCTGTGTCTTCTTTATCTATTGATAGATTCATCGTCCTCCTCTGGCAAT ACCCCGAAGATCGGTTCACCAGAGCTAGAAGCAACATTCAACACAATAGTTGAGGCATTCTTGTTTCTTGACAAAAATGGTGATGGGAAACTGCACAAGAAAGATGTCCTCAAGGCATTAAACGATGAATGTCCTTGCGAGAAATCCCCTTCTCATGTCACTCGTACTCGATTTA GAGAAATGGACTGGAACAGGAGTGGTAAGGTCAGTTTCAGGCAGTTTCTGTTCGCGTTTCTTGATTGGGTTGGTATAGACACAGACGATGAGAAAGGGAGACTACGTGCAACAACCACACCTCAACCAAACTAG
- the LOC107029130 gene encoding receptor like protein kinase S.2, translated as MELKRLCFVLPADDLDEIDHENEEVESHNQKKKIESLSKRGCGGQVFDGEKLVPKIKNESFAKRGCGGQVFDGEKQVSKGKNQSFIKKGSGGEVLDCEKQVPKVKNESFFKRGYGGQVVDGEKQVVQQKPKKKSESLSKRGCGGQVLDFIHESFSKLLDSKWVTCCHQEFGEKQFSGVFHDTEGMQLGEKGGGDYNHHHNPRIFSYSELFIGSNGFSDDEVLGSGGFGKVFRAVLPSDGTVVAVKCLAEKGEKFEKTFAAELVAVAHLRHRNLVRLRGWCFHDDQLFLVYDYMPNSSLDRILFRKQDNAGSPVLDWERRKNIVNGLSAALFYLHEQLETQIIHRDVKTSNVMLDSHFNARLGDFGLARWLEHELEYQPRTPSMKNQQFRLAETTRIGGTIGYLPPESFQKKGCATAKSDVFSFGIVVLEIVSGRRAVDLASPDDQIILLDWIRRLSDEKMALQAGDSRLVDGSYKLNDMERLIHIGLLCTLHEPQSRPNMKWVVEALSGHIYGKLPDLPCFKSHPLYISLSSPSNSTTSNTITSRSTATTSTSTTPGFNSTMFITATGDTMYLSAESGSTSSNNESGNCSSRRQSSNFLMVETAREITFKEIIAATNNFSDSRRVAEIDFGTAYHGFLENNQHVLVKRLGMKTCPALRVRFSNELQNLGRLRHRNLVQLRGWCTEQGEMLVIYDYSQSSLLSHLLFHQNHHRDNASSTLRWRHRYNIVKSLASAIRYLHEEWDEQVIHRCITSSAIILDPDMNPRLGCFALAEFLTRNEHSHHVVVDKNKSVRGIFGYMSPEHMDSGDATTMADVYSFGVVLLEIVSGQMAVDFRRPEALLVNRVHEFEVQKRPYEQLADWRLNGNFNTRELIRLVKLGMACTRYDPESRPSMRQIVNILDGHDQWLMENGRKKESPEEWRTRNASALSLVRRIQALGIQ; from the coding sequence ATGGAGCTTAAACGTTTGTGTTTTGTTTTGCCTGCTGATGATCTTGATGAGATTGatcatgaaaatgaagaagtagAATCACacaatcaaaagaaaaagattgaatctttatcTAAAAGGGGGTGTGGGGGTCAAGTTTTTGATGGTGAAAAGCTAGTTCCAAAGATAAAAAATGAGTCTTTTgctaaaaggggttgtgggggtcaAGTTTTTGATGGTGAAAAACAAGTTTCAAAGGGAAAAAATCAGTCTTTTATAAAAAAGGGTAGTGGGGGTGAAGTTCTTGATTGTGAGAAACAAGTTCCAAAGGTAAAAAATGAGTCTTTTTTCAAAAGGGGTTATGGGGGACAAGTTGTTGATGGTGAAAAACAAGTTGTACAACAGAAACCAAAGAAAAAAAGTGAGTCTTTATccaaaaggggttgtgggggtcaagttcttgattttattcatgaatcttTTTCAAAACTACTTGATTCCAAATGGGTAACTTGTTGTCAtcaagaatttggggaaaaaCAATTTTCTGGTGTTTTTCATGATACTGAGGGTATGCAGCTAGGTGAGAAAGGTGGTGGTgattataatcatcatcataatccaAGGATTTTTAGCTATTCTGAGCTGTTTATAGGGTCTAATGGATTTAGTGATGATGAAGTTTTAGGAAGTGGTGGATTTGGGAAAGTTTTTAGAGCTGTTTTACCTAGTGATGGAACAGTTGTAGCTGTGAAATGTTTAGCTGAAAAAGGGGAGAAATTTGAGAAAACATTTGCTGCTGAGTTAGTGGCAGTTGCTCATCTCCGCCATCGGAATCTTGTGAGGCTAAGGGGATGGTGTTTTCATGATGATCAGTTGTTCCTTGTGTATGATTATATGCCTAACAGTAGCCTTGATCGGATTTTGTTCCGTAAACAGGACAATGCAGGGTCCCCTGTTCTTGATTGGGAACGTCGAAAGAATATAGTTAATGGCTTGTCAGCTGCCTTGTTTTATCTCCATGAACAATTGGAGACTCAGATAATTCATAGAGATGTTAAGACAAGCAATGTGATGCTTGATTCCCATTTCAACGCCCGGCTAGGCGATTTTGGTTTAGCTAGGTGGTTGGAACATGAACTCGAGTACCAACCCAGGACGCCTTCGATGAAGAATCAGCAGTTTAGGCTGGCTGAGACAACAAGAATTGGTGGAACTATAGGGTACTTACCTCCtgaaagttttcagaaaaaaGGTTGTGCCACTGCAAAATCTGATGTGTTTAGCTTTGGGATTGTTGTACTGGAGATTGTTTCAGGAAGGCGCGCTGTTGATCTCGCGTCCCCGGATGATCAAATCATACTTCTTGATTGGATCAGGAGACTTTCTGATGAAAAAATGGCTTTACAAGCTGGTGACAGCAGACTTGTTGATGGTTCTTACAAGCTTAATGATATGGAGAGGCTAATACATATTGGCCTTCTTTGTACACTTCATGAACCTCAATCAAGGCCTAATATGAAATGGGTTGTGGAAGCACTATCTGGTCATATTTATGGTAAATTACCTGATCTTCCTTGTTTTAAGTCCCATCCTCTTTATATATCTTTGTCATCACCAAGCAATAGTACAACTAGCAACACAATCACCTCTAGGTCTACTGCCACAACCAGCACGAGCACGACGCCTGGTTTCAACTCAACAATGTTCATCACAGCCACAGGAGATACCATGTATCTAAGTGCTGAAAGTGGAAGCACCAGCAGCAATAATGAGTCTGGAAATTGCAGCAGTAGGCGTCAATCGAGTAATTTCCTGATGGTTGAAACTGCTAGGGAGATCACATTCAAAGAGATCATTGCTGCCACAAACAATTTTTCGGATTCAAGAAGAGTTGctgagattgactttggtactGCTTACCATGGTTTTCTTGAAAACAACCAGCATGTCTTAGTGAAAAGGCTAGGAATGAAAACTTGTCCTGCTTTAAGAGTGAGGTTCTCGAATGAACTTCAGAACTTAGGACGATTACGCCACAGAAACCTGGTGCAACTCCGCGGATGGTGCACCGAGCAAGGTGAAATGCTTGTCATTTATGATTACTCTCAGAGTAGCCTTTTAAGTCACCTCCTTTTCCATCAGAATCATCATAGGGACAATGCCTCAAGTACTCTAAGATGGCGTCATCGGTATAACATTGTGAAATCACTTGCCTCTGCGATTCGCTATCTACATGAGGAATGGGATGAACAGGTGATACACAGATGCATCACATCATCTGCCATCATTCTTGATCCAGATATGAACCCAAGGCTTGGTTGCTTTGCTCTTGCTGAATTCTTGACTCGAAATGAGCATAGCCATCATGTTGTGGTTGATAAAAACAAATCAGTCAGAGGGATCTTCGGATACATGTCACCGGAGCATATGGATTCTGGTGATGCAACAACAATGGCTGATGTTTATAGCTTTGGTGTAGTTCTGCTTGAGATAGTTAGTGGTCAGATGGCAGTAGATTTCCGGCGGCCTGAGGCTTTGTTGGTTAACCGAGTTCATGAATTCGAGGTGCAAAAAAGGCCATACGAACAACTTGCAGATTGGAGGTTGAATGGAAACTTCAACACCAGGGAACTGATCAGGCTAGTCAAATTAGGAATGGCTTGCACTAGATACGATCCTGAATCAAGACCGAGCATGAGGCAGATAGTGAACATTCTCGATGGACATGATCAATGGTTAATGGAAAATGGACGAAAGAAAGAGAGCCCGGAAGAATGGAGAACAAGAAATGCTTCTGCTTTGTCCCTCGTAAGGAGAATCCAAGCTCTTGGTATACAATGA
- the LOC107029131 gene encoding probable calcium-binding protein CML22 isoform X3: MVELKRSSSGESKFRSINGIILKFPHFKEGLKEIKDVFEQFDEDSNGTIDRDELKKCVKKLHFHAKDEEVNDLFDSCDVDEKEGIQFNEFIVLLCLLYLLIDSSSSSGNTPKIGSPELEATFNTIVEAFLFLDKNGDGKLHKKDVLKALNDECPCEKSPSHVTRTRFREMDWNRSGKVSFRQFLFAFLDWVGIDTDDEKGRLRATTTPQPN, from the exons ATGGTGGAGCTTAAGAGAAGTTCATCAGGGGAAAGCAAATTCAGGTCAATCAATGGCATAATATTGAAATTTCCTCATTTTAAAGAGGGGTTGAAGGAGATAAAAGACGTGTTTGAACAGTTCG ATGAAGATTCGAATGGGACTATTGACCGTGATGAACTAAAGAAATGTGTAAAGAAGCTGCATTTTCATGCTAAAGATGAGGAAGTTAATGATCTTTTCGACTCTTGTGATGTGGATGAAAAGGAAGGGATTCAATTCAATGAGTTCATTGTTCTTCTGTGTCTTCTTTATCTATTGATAGATTCATCGTCCTCCTCTGGCAAT ACCCCGAAGATCGGTTCACCAGAGCTAGAAGCAACATTCAACACAATAGTTGAGGCATTCTTGTTTCTTGACAAAAATGGTGATGGGAAACTGCACAAGAAAGATGTCCTCAAGGCATTAAACGATGAATGTCCTTGCGAGAAATCCCCTTCTCATGTCACTCGTACTCGATTTA GAGAAATGGACTGGAACAGGAGTGGTAAGGTCAGTTTCAGGCAGTTTCTGTTCGCGTTTCTTGATTGGGTTGGTATAGACACAGACGATGAGAAAGGGAGACTACGTGCAACAACCACACCTCAACCAAACTAG
- the LOC107029131 gene encoding probable calcium-binding protein CML22 isoform X1: MEGSAQPCLVLKLLSNKIGSLLCFWNSPKKYRRLDTKLETKMVELKRSSSGESKFRSINGIILKFPHFKEGLKEIKDVFEQFDEDSNGTIDRDELKKCVKKLHFHAKDEEVNDLFDSCDVDEKEGIQFNEFIVLLCLLYLLIDSSSSSGNTPKIGSPELEATFNTIVEAFLFLDKNGDGKLHKKDVLKALNDECPCEKSPSHVTRTRFREMDWNRSGKVSFRQFLFAFLDWVGIDTDDEKGRLRATTTPQPN; encoded by the exons gCTCAGCTCAGCCATGTCTCGTACTCAAGTTATTATCAAACAAGATTGGAAGCTTACTGTGTTTTTGGAATTCACCGAAAAAGTACAGGAGATTGGATACAAAGCTTGAAACGAAAATGGTGGAGCTTAAGAGAAGTTCATCAGGGGAAAGCAAATTCAGGTCAATCAATGGCATAATATTGAAATTTCCTCATTTTAAAGAGGGGTTGAAGGAGATAAAAGACGTGTTTGAACAGTTCG ATGAAGATTCGAATGGGACTATTGACCGTGATGAACTAAAGAAATGTGTAAAGAAGCTGCATTTTCATGCTAAAGATGAGGAAGTTAATGATCTTTTCGACTCTTGTGATGTGGATGAAAAGGAAGGGATTCAATTCAATGAGTTCATTGTTCTTCTGTGTCTTCTTTATCTATTGATAGATTCATCGTCCTCCTCTGGCAAT ACCCCGAAGATCGGTTCACCAGAGCTAGAAGCAACATTCAACACAATAGTTGAGGCATTCTTGTTTCTTGACAAAAATGGTGATGGGAAACTGCACAAGAAAGATGTCCTCAAGGCATTAAACGATGAATGTCCTTGCGAGAAATCCCCTTCTCATGTCACTCGTACTCGATTTA GAGAAATGGACTGGAACAGGAGTGGTAAGGTCAGTTTCAGGCAGTTTCTGTTCGCGTTTCTTGATTGGGTTGGTATAGACACAGACGATGAGAAAGGGAGACTACGTGCAACAACCACACCTCAACCAAACTAG